The following is a genomic window from Hugenholtzia roseola DSM 9546.
TTTGCAGGGCTGCTACTATTAAAACATAGACAAAATAGCATTTTGTACTTGTTTTTTGCTATTTTTGCAGTATCTTACAACGCAAATCAAAGATTTGCCGCACTGATAGGTCGTAGTCGGAGACTACGCCCAACGGGGGTCGTTTGGGTGCGCTCAAAGGCAAGGAAAACAAAAAGAAAAATCGCATTTTAGGTAAAAAACAGTACGATTTATCTAATCATTTGGGCAATGTTTTGACTACTAAATTACTTGTAATAGGTAATCACGTAAAAAGCGCAAACCCTTGTGGCTATTCAAATTTTGTCGAACTTTGCAGGGTATCGCCTACTTATTCACCACTTCTCACGTCCTCTCATTCTTTTGATTAGACCCATGAAAACAGACATCGAAATTGCACGCCAAACGCCCCTGCAAGCCATTCAAGATATTGCCACTACGCTGGGCATAGACGCAGAGGCACTTATTCCTTATGGGAAACATATCGCCAAAGTGCCTTATTCGCTGATTGCGCCTGCCCAAATTGCACAAAACAATCTTATTTTAGTTACCGCCATTACGCCTACCAAAGCAGGTATCGGCAAGACGACAACTTCGGTGGGGCTTGCCTTAGGGCTTTCCAAACTCCTTGCGCCAGAGGGCAAAAAGGCACTTGTCGCCCTACGCGAACCCTCGTTGGGTCCTTGTTTTGGCATGAAAGGCGGCGCAGCAGGCGGCGGTTATGCGCAGGTGCTACCAATGGAGGACATCAACCTGCATTTTACAGGCGATTTTCACGCCATTACTTCGGCGCACAACATGATAGCAGCTCTTTTAGACAACTATCAATATCAGAATCGTGGGACTGAAAAAGCCCTCAAAGAAATTGTTTGGAAGCGTGTTTTAGATGTCAATGACCGCTCTTTGCGCTTTATGGTGTCGGGTTTGGGTGGCAATGCCAATGGCTTACCACAGGAAACGGGCTTTGATATTACGCCTGCGTCTGAATTGATGGCGATTCTTTGCTTGGCAGAAAGTCTGGACGATTTGCGCCAAAAAATAGCCCGTATCGTCTTGGGTTATACCTTTCAAAATCAGCCCTTTACGGTGCAGGACTTAGGTGTTACGGGTGCGATTTTGGTCTTGCTCAAAAATGCCATTCACCCCAATTTGGTGCAAACCACAGAAAATACGCCTGCCTTTGTGCATGGCGGTCCTTTTGCCAATATTGCACACGGCTGCAATACCGTTTTGGCTACAAAATTAGCCCTTAGTTTTGGCGACTATGTCATTACCGAAGCAGGTTTTGGGGCAGACTTGGGTGCGGAAAAATTCTTTAATATCAAGTGCAGAAAGGCGGGGCTTGCTCCAAAGGTGACGGTTTTGGTCGTAACCTCACAGGCTTTAAAACTGCATGGGGGCGTGCCTGAAAGCCAAATCAAGATGCCGTCTTTGCAGGGCTTGGAAAAGGGCTTAGAAAATGTAAAAAGGCATGTGGAAAACTTGCAAGCCTTCGGGCAATCGGTTGTGATGGCTTTTAATCAATACCATTTCGATACCGAAGCCGAAATTGCCTACCTCGAAAAGTGGGCGCAGGCGCAGGGCATAGCCTTTGCCCTGAACGATTCTTTTTCAAAGGGAAGCGCAGGGGCTATGGAATTGGCGCAGAAAGTATTAGATACGATAGCTGAAAAACCTGCCGCACCCCTGCATTTTACTTATGATTTGGAAGACGACATTCCGACGAAATTACACAAAATCACGACTCAAATCTATCGTGGAAAGGGCATCATTTTGAGCGAAAAAGCCAAAAAATCGCTACAAAAAATACAGAAATGGGGCAAAGAATGGGAAGTAGAAAAATTACCCGTCTGCATTGCCAAGACGCAATACTCTTTTTCCGACGACCCCACTCAATTAGGCGTAGCACAAGATTTCGAGCTACACATCGAAGACCTTATCCTAAATAATGGGGCGGGCTTTATCGTGGCTGTGGCGGGGAATATCATGCGCATGCCGGGGCTTCCCAAAGTGCCGCAGGCACTCTTTATGGACATCATAGCGGGCGAAATTGTGGGGCTTTCCTAAAAAAATAAAAGCAAGCAGTCGAAAAATAAACCCTATTTTTTGGCAAACCTCTTTTTGAGAAAGCTAAAATTTGCAGGTTTGAGATTTTTTTTCAATATTTGCAGCCCTGACTTGCTTTTTCTAAGACAAAAATCCCCTATCTGAAAACCCTAAGCGTTAAAGTGCTTGGGGTTTAGCACCCAAAAACTATTCTAAATTCTACTCACTAATTACAACGGCAATTTCCAACAAGACCCAACCTTTGAGCCGCTTTGCTGGTACTGAATTTGGCGTTTTTTTATTTAAAATTGTAAAATTGCTACCTTTGCCTTTCTGTATTCCTCTCTGTCTATTGCTTATGGCATAAACTTCTACTTTGCGTCTTTTCTATTTCCTTTCCGAACACGAACCCAAAATCGATAAGCCCCAACCCTCGAAGGTCTGGCTTTTGTAGGCGGCAGGGCGGTTTGATAGGGTCGAGGCGTGGCATATTCAATTTTATACCCTTTTTCTCGGCAGGATAGACTTCTCTATCGAAGTTGGTCTTGTTTTAAGTAGTCTTTTTACATGCGGACATTCTCTTTTGTCGGTCTTGCTATGCAATCTCATAGCCTTTCTCTCTATTCTATTCTTTTTCAAGTGCTGCGCATTGGCGGCTTTTTTCTGTTAGGTAGCCCTGCGGCTCTTTTTGCACAGTACGATACCGTTCGCTATGTGCTGCCCGATACAAGCCAGAGGCAAGATGCCCGTCAGCTTTTGCCCGACCAAAGGGACGGCTTTCTCAACGACCCTCGCACGCAGGTAGAGCGAAGCTCTTGGCTTTGGCAGATGCCCGATTCTATCTATAAAAATTACCGCTTCCGCTTAGATTCGGCAGGTACGAAATACTACATCGAAGATGCCGAAAAAAACTTAGTAGGCAGCATTTCGGTAGCGGAGTATCGCCTTTGGAAGGGCTATCAAGACGAGCAAGCCTTCTTCAAGCGCAACATTGCCAGCAGTGGCAAAAAGGAAACCGACGTAAGCACAGGGCGAACCCCCAAGATTGAGGTAGAGCTACCCAGTGCCTTAGGTCCCCTTTTGGGCGGCAATAAGATAGAAATTCAGCCCACAGGGTCAGTTTTGTTAGATTTTGGGGGCAAATGGCAGCGCGTAGATAATCCTGCCATTCCTGTCCGTTTGCAGCGCAATGGGGGCATCAACTTCGACCAGCGGATTCAGTTGGGGCTTACAGGTAAGATTGGCGATAAAATCAATCTTAATTCTAATTTTGATACAAAAGCCATCTTTCAGTACGAAAACATGTTCAATCAGGGCTACAATGGCTATGAGCAGGATATTGTGCAAAACGTACAATTTGGCAATGTGAGCATGCAATCTAATAATACCCTTATTACGGCAGGGCAGAATCTTTTTGGCATCTCTACGCGCTTGCGTTTTGGCAAACTTTGGATAAATACGCTTTTTTCAAATCAAAGGGGCAGAACCGAAACCCTCACCATTCGCAATGGCGCACAGAGCAAAAACTTTGAAATTCGCGCCGACCAATACGAAGGCTATCGGCACTATTTTTTAGGGCATTTTTTTCGCGATAATTACGAAAATGCCTTGCGCACGATGCCTACCGTTACTTCGGGTGTGAATATCACGCGCGTAGAAATTTATGTAACCAATCGAAACAACGACACAGAATCGCAGCGCAATATTGTAGGATTTTTAGATTTAGGCGAGGGAAAGCCTTTTAGAAGCCGTTGGAATGGAAATGCAGGCGCGGCAGGAAACAATGCCAACGAACTCTTTGCCCAAATCAAAGACCTACCCAAAGAGCCTACCGCCATTTCGGACGCGCTGCAAAGTCCGCCTTTGCGCTTGGAAAACGGCACAGACTATGTGTTTTTGCGCTCGGCTCGCAAGCTCAAACCCAATGAGTTTAGTTTTCACCCACAACTTGGTTATATTTCCCTGCTTCAACCTTTGCGCACAGATGAAATTTTGGCAGTAGCCTATGAATATACCTACAATGGGCAAGTTTTTAAGGTAGGACAGCTAACGGAAGACTATCAAAATTCGGCAGATGGTGACGTGGTCTTGCTAAAAGTTTTGAATTTGCCCACCGTAAGAACGGATTTGCCCATTTGGGATTTGATGATGAAAAATATCTACTCCCTGCAAACGACGCAACTTCAGCGCGAGGGCTTTCAGTTTCGTATCGTGTATCGCGACGACCTAACGGGCATGGACAACCCAAGCCTACACGAGGGGCAGCGCACCAAAGACATTCCCTTAGTGCAAATTACAGGTTTAGACCGCCTCAACCCCAATTTAGACCCTCAACCTGATGGCAATTTTGACTATGTAGAAGGCGTAACCATCAATCCACAATTAGGGCAAATTATTTTCCCTACCTTAGAGCCTTTTGGTCAGAATTTAAGGGCGCGTTTTGATGAACGTTCGGAAATACAGTTTATCAATAAATATGTCTTCGATGAATTGTATCGCGGCACACAAGCCGATGCGGTGCTTTTTGCCAATAAAAGCAAGTTCTTTTTCAAAGGCAGTTATCAGGGTTCGAGCAACAACGAAATTATGCTACCCGGTATCAATATTTCCCCTAATTCGGTAAGCGTAACCGTAGGCGGCGCAAGGCTTAATGAGGGTACTGATTTTACCGTAGATTATCAAATGGGCAGGGTGCGCATCTTGAATCAGGGCGTTCTTAGTTCGGGCAAAGATATTTTGATACAATACGAAAGAGCCGACCTTTTCAGTTTCCAAACGCGCAACCTGATGGGTTTAGATGCCGAATATCACTTTACAAAAGATTTTAAAGTAGGTGCGACGCTTTTGCACCTAAACGAAAGACCTATCATCACGCGCGTAACCACTGGCACAGAGCCTATCCGCAATACCGTCTGGGGCTTACATTCTACTTATCAAAGCCAATCGGGGCTGCTGACGCGCTTAGTGGATAAGATTCCGGGTATCGATACAAAAGCCCCTTCGAGCATTTCTTTGCGCGGTGAATTTGCGCATCTGATTCCGGGTGAAAACAAGCTCATCAAAAGGCAAGGCGGCGAAGCGGCTTCTTACATCGACGACTTCGAAACTTCTGAAATTCCCTTCGACCTCACGCGCCAACCTACCCTTTGGGTCTTGGGTAGCACCCCGACGCGCTTTCGCGCCAATGAAGGCAATCCGCTTGCTTATGCCTACAAACGCGCCAAACTGACGTGGTTTAATGTAGATTTTACTGCCTTTTTTAATCGCGGCTTCGGACAAAGTCCGCCTCCCAATATCACGCGCGAAGACCAAAACAACCATTACACACGCATCATCTCTTTCAATGAAATTTTCCAAGGCAGAGATGCCCAGCAGCTCAATAACCCCGAAGGAACGCTTAATTTGGCTTATTTCCCTTCTGAAAGAGGGCAGTATAATTACAATCCCGACCTCAATCGCGATGGCACGTTGCGCAATCCGAAAGACAACTTTGGGGCGATTACAAAGGGCATCACTACCGACATCGATTTTGATAAAATCAATATCCAATACATAGAATTTTGGCTTTTAGACCCCTTCATCAATTCGCCCAACGGAAGGGTAGAAACGCCACAAGGTGCAGGTGCGCCCAATACCACAGGCGGCTCTCTGTATTTCAATTTGGGTAGCGTTTCAGAAGACCTCATTCCCGATACACGCCACAATTTCGAGAACGGTTTGCCCGCCAACGAAAACGAAGTCTTGGCTGCCCGATTAGACACCACCGCTTGGGGGTTAGCTACAAGGCAGCAATTCCTACTCAATGCCTTTTCTTCCGACGAAGGCGCAAGAGAAAGGCAAGATGTTGGGTTAGATGGGCTTAACGACGTACAGGAACGCGCCTTTTTTGCCGACTACCTTCAAACCATACAATCGCGATTAGACCCTGCCGCCTTCCAACGCATTTCACTCGACCCTTCCAACGACAATTTCCGCTACTATTTAGATGAGCGATACGACCAAGAGAACAAGAAAATATTGGGTAGGTATCTCAATTTCAACAACTTAGAAAACAATTCCCCCGCCAATGCAGGTACGGCAGCTTATAGCGTCTTTCCCGACAATGAAGACCTCAATAGGGACAATACCATCAACGACATCGAAGCCTACTACGAGTACAAAGTCGACCTTACGCCCGGACGTTTGGAAGAAAATCCTTATGTAGTAGATAAAGTTACGACTACACACGAGGAAACAGGCGAGCAGGTGAGTTGGTATCAGTTTAGAATACCAATACAGCAGTTTTCGGATAAAATAGGCGGCATCGAGGGCTTCAA
Proteins encoded in this region:
- the sprA gene encoding cell surface protein SprA yields the protein MQSHSLSLYSILFQVLRIGGFFLLGSPAALFAQYDTVRYVLPDTSQRQDARQLLPDQRDGFLNDPRTQVERSSWLWQMPDSIYKNYRFRLDSAGTKYYIEDAEKNLVGSISVAEYRLWKGYQDEQAFFKRNIASSGKKETDVSTGRTPKIEVELPSALGPLLGGNKIEIQPTGSVLLDFGGKWQRVDNPAIPVRLQRNGGINFDQRIQLGLTGKIGDKINLNSNFDTKAIFQYENMFNQGYNGYEQDIVQNVQFGNVSMQSNNTLITAGQNLFGISTRLRFGKLWINTLFSNQRGRTETLTIRNGAQSKNFEIRADQYEGYRHYFLGHFFRDNYENALRTMPTVTSGVNITRVEIYVTNRNNDTESQRNIVGFLDLGEGKPFRSRWNGNAGAAGNNANELFAQIKDLPKEPTAISDALQSPPLRLENGTDYVFLRSARKLKPNEFSFHPQLGYISLLQPLRTDEILAVAYEYTYNGQVFKVGQLTEDYQNSADGDVVLLKVLNLPTVRTDLPIWDLMMKNIYSLQTTQLQREGFQFRIVYRDDLTGMDNPSLHEGQRTKDIPLVQITGLDRLNPNLDPQPDGNFDYVEGVTINPQLGQIIFPTLEPFGQNLRARFDERSEIQFINKYVFDELYRGTQADAVLFANKSKFFFKGSYQGSSNNEIMLPGINISPNSVSVTVGGARLNEGTDFTVDYQMGRVRILNQGVLSSGKDILIQYERADLFSFQTRNLMGLDAEYHFTKDFKVGATLLHLNERPIITRVTTGTEPIRNTVWGLHSTYQSQSGLLTRLVDKIPGIDTKAPSSISLRGEFAHLIPGENKLIKRQGGEAASYIDDFETSEIPFDLTRQPTLWVLGSTPTRFRANEGNPLAYAYKRAKLTWFNVDFTAFFNRGFGQSPPPNITREDQNNHYTRIISFNEIFQGRDAQQLNNPEGTLNLAYFPSERGQYNYNPDLNRDGTLRNPKDNFGAITKGITTDIDFDKINIQYIEFWLLDPFINSPNGRVETPQGAGAPNTTGGSLYFNLGSVSEDLIPDTRHNFENGLPANENEVLAARLDTTAWGLATRQQFLLNAFSSDEGARERQDVGLDGLNDVQERAFFADYLQTIQSRLDPAAFQRISLDPSNDNFRYYLDERYDQENKKILGRYLNFNNLENNSPANAGTAAYSVFPDNEDLNRDNTINDIEAYYEYKVDLTPGRLEENPYVVDKVTTTHEETGEQVSWYQFRIPIQQFSDKIGGIEGFKSIRFMRLYLTEWEQPVVLRMAQFQLVGAQWRPYFSDLRDPDLDLPIEPYESGFRLSTVSIERNGVASGENIIPYVVPPGFVRDIDPTSITQARLNEQSLQMCVDELRDTDSRAAFKNVTYDLINYGRVKMFLHAQSQTAKDGEMSAFLRLGTDFKDNYYEIEVPLSITPYSARTTQEIWLSENEIDLPINALLDTKNERNKEGLNILVPYSRIFEKYKLTVVGNPDISNVQLIMIGVRNPRSADALPKDICIWANELRVTEFNKRGGWAANATMQAQLADFANVNAALRYSSPFWGSIQDRIAQRQRFSSLYYDVSANVALDKIFLNRLGISLPMYVGFESDVQTPFFNPLDPDIELDKSIETRYAQSQPDFRNMVSERFKRRSLNFTNVRKTKVKEGAKLHFWDIENLTANFAYMESERSSITLAADQIRNTSGGLAYNYGFKAKPWEPFKKNEALNSPFLKLLRDFNLTPLPTNITVAGNLTRHYQKTQYRNSDLTTDGILPMYQKSFMFDRLYNVRWNLSKNLTLDYNATANAIIDEPAGEVNREAADSMWTNFKNFGRMKFYNQTSALNYRLPLDKIPLTDFINADLRYSSNYTWTAGAVGIADSLGHVARNGNQKSINGQIDMTKLYNKSAFLRQVLNPKAKPETIPYKEEKKKRLQFKIKRLEKRKKTLEEKRVAKLEQEKERRQSRNDSTFVEAQLDSSTIEKISRKWWKKQAKTQVRKDTTEARLKALQQKQKMRKENPTLIKSGSRSAMGLLLAVKKINVSYSENSSTLLPGFMLTPKFLGVENSSTSLLPFAFGAQNRSYLQEMVRRDWLSQSVAQTNPLFQDRSRTLNVRIDIEPIPDFQIQIEAQQTQSNNFSEVIRYNQNQYLSETAVRSGNFSMTTIALRTAFSRDDNFGNSPIFDDFIQNRERIRSDLSSQNEAGDYTRNAQDVIIPAFLQAYLGRGSNTTAFFRLPLPNWKVNYNGLHKTERFKEVFKSFTLTHAYSSLYSIGNYTSSLLYDASVLNLDVNDFALPLASQFDAETGELVPIYVMNQVGFTEKFSPLIGINARTQSDITIKLNFNRTRTIGLTLSNVQVTELRSNDILIDIGFRKQKVKIPFSDIVLPNDLTFRCAFTLRDTRTVQRRIDDQERQESKATAGNINIQFRPTLSYTVNQRVSLTAYFDRTINNPVVLNAFPRKTTAFGVQVLFSLAQ
- a CDS encoding formate--tetrahydrofolate ligase, which codes for MKTDIEIARQTPLQAIQDIATTLGIDAEALIPYGKHIAKVPYSLIAPAQIAQNNLILVTAITPTKAGIGKTTTSVGLALGLSKLLAPEGKKALVALREPSLGPCFGMKGGAAGGGYAQVLPMEDINLHFTGDFHAITSAHNMIAALLDNYQYQNRGTEKALKEIVWKRVLDVNDRSLRFMVSGLGGNANGLPQETGFDITPASELMAILCLAESLDDLRQKIARIVLGYTFQNQPFTVQDLGVTGAILVLLKNAIHPNLVQTTENTPAFVHGGPFANIAHGCNTVLATKLALSFGDYVITEAGFGADLGAEKFFNIKCRKAGLAPKVTVLVVTSQALKLHGGVPESQIKMPSLQGLEKGLENVKRHVENLQAFGQSVVMAFNQYHFDTEAEIAYLEKWAQAQGIAFALNDSFSKGSAGAMELAQKVLDTIAEKPAAPLHFTYDLEDDIPTKLHKITTQIYRGKGIILSEKAKKSLQKIQKWGKEWEVEKLPVCIAKTQYSFSDDPTQLGVAQDFELHIEDLILNNGAGFIVAVAGNIMRMPGLPKVPQALFMDIIAGEIVGLS